The Triticum urartu cultivar G1812 chromosome 5, Tu2.1, whole genome shotgun sequence genome contains the following window.
accccctgacgtggatcttccttccaataATTATTATATATTCCCAAATAAtgctccgttgattttcaggtcattccgagaacttttatttctgcacaaaaataacactatggcaattctgctgaaaacagcgtcaatccgggttagttccattcaaatcatgcaagttagagtccaaaacaagggcaaaagtgtttggaaaagtagatacgatggagacgtatcacttgacagcggtcaaaattatccttagaagactaaggagatgtttctcggttatggaggtgataaagagttcgtcgtaaagagttacgccgatgcaatcttttacaccgatctggatgactctaagtctcgatctagatacatattgaaagtgggagcgattagctagagtagctctgtccagagcattgtagacataaattttttgcaaaatacatacgactttgaatgtggcagacccgttgactaaacttctctcacaagcaaaacatgatcactctttgggtgttaatcacatagcgatgtgaactagattattgactctagtaaaccctttgggtattagtcacatggagatgtgaactaatcacataaatatgtgaactactggtgttaaatcacatggcgatgtgaactagattattgactctagtgcaagtgggagactgaaggaaatatgcccttgaggcaataataaagttgttatttatatttccttatatcatgatgaatgttattattcatgctagaattctattaaccggaaacttagtacatgtgtgaatacatagacaaaacatagtgttcctagtatgcctctacttgactagctcgttaatcaaagatggttaagtttcctgaccatagacatgtgttatcatttgatgaacgggatcacatccttagagaatgatgtgatggacaagacccatccgttagcttagcataaatgatcgtttagttttattgctattgctttcatcatgacttatacgtgttcctctgactatgagattatgcaactcccgaataccgcaggaacaccttgtgtgctatcaaacgtcacaacgtaactggctgattataaagatgctctacagctgtctctgatggtgtttgttgagttggcatagatcaagattaggatttgtcactccgattgtcggagaggtatctctgggccctctcggtaatgcacatcactataagccttgcaagcaatgtgattaatgagttagttgcgggatgttgcattacggaatgagtaaagagacttgccggtaacgagattgaactaggtatgatgataccgacgatcgaatctcgggcaagtaacataccgatgacaaagggaacaacgtatgttgttatgcggtttgactgataaagatctttgtagaatatgtacgagccaatatgagcatctaggttccgctattggttattgaccggagatgtgtctcggtcatgtctacatagttctcaaacccgtggggtccacacgcttaacgttcgatgacgatttgtattatgagttatgtgatttgatgtaccgaaggttgttcggagtcccggacaccccaaaggcacacaagatttgtcttagccgtgtgcggtgccccccttcacagttacacacctcggtcatatcatcgtagtgcttaggcaaagccctgcgccagtaacttcatcatcactgtcgccacgccgtcgtgatgaCAGAACTCTCCTttggcctcaactggatcaagagcccgagggacgtcatcgagctgaacgtgtgttgaacgcagaggtgccgtacgttcggtacttggatctgttggatcgcgaagacgtccgactacatcaaccgcgttactaaacgcttccggtTTCGGTCTACGAGCGTACGTAGACACACTcacccctctcgttgctatgcatctcctagataaatcttgcgtgatcgtaggtaaattttttgaaatattgcATTCCCCAACACAAACACCAACCCTGCAcccaacacaataaaggggttgtcaatcccttaacggttatttgcaacgtgagatctgatagagatggataaacggtaaagtaatatttttggtatttttggtttatggaacggaaagtaagagattgcaaaagaaagtaaataggaaactagaattgtagatcggaaacttatatgatggaaaatagacccgggggccatatgtttcactagaggcttatctcaagaaaggaattattatggtgggtgaacaaattattgccgagcaattgatagaaaagcgtaaagttatgacgatatctaaggcaatgatcatgaatataggtatcacgtccgtgtcaagtggaccgaaatgattctgcatctactactattactccacacatcgaccgactcctgcctgcatctagagcattaagttcataagaacagagtaacacattaagtaagatgacacgatgtagtggaattaactcaagaaatatgatgaaaaccccatcttgttatcctcgatggcaacaatacaatacgtgtcggttccccttctgtcactaggaacccaaagctaagcacttcttccattgcaagaaaaaccaatctagttggacaaaccaaatcgatagttcgaagagacttgcaaagatatcaaatcatgcatataagaattcagaggaggttcaaataatattcatagataagctgatcataaatccacaattcaccggatctcggcaaacacaccgcaaaagagtattacatcgaatagatctccaagaacatcgaggagaacatgatattgagaatcaaagagcgAGAAaaggccatctagctactagctatggacccataggtccgtggtaaactactcacgcttcatcagagaggcaatgttgttaatgtagaagccctccgtgatcgaatccccctctggcaggatgccggaaaaggccccaagatgggatctcacgggtacagaaggttgcggcggtgaaaaagtggtttcgtggctcccctgaaaGTTTTTGAGAtaataagagtatatataggaggaaggtctaggtcaggaggccaccgaggggcccacaaggttggggggcacgccctccaccattgtggctgcctcgtggctcttctgacttgcactccaagtctcctgggtgtcttctggtccaagaaaggtcatcgcgaaagttttattccgtttgaactccatttggtattctttttctgcgaaactctaaaacaaggaaaaaacagaaactggcactgggctctaggttaataggttggtcctaaaaaccatataaaatagcatattaatgcatataaaacatccaaaacaaataatataatagcatgaaacaaatcaaaaattatagatacgttggagacgtatcattgctGCGCGATAGGCGAAGACATGCAGAGTCGCGAAGGAGTGCAGGTGCGACTGGGGACCGGGGGGTGGCGGGCGGGGGTGTGAGGGTTTTGTGACGTGGGGGTGGTGagagttttctttttctttttgaattgggtggtgagggttttctgtcccatAATGCGTTTTGGAGGCAATGGTTTGGTAGACCTAGCCGTGTGTGATTAACTTCACTTCGGTGTGAGGGTGATACAGACTAGCGTTCGATCTGTATACATACTACGGTGCAGACGTGCGGTTCATGGGGATGCGTTCTGGCCAATTAGAACACACGTGTCACGGCACAATGAAAATCATTGCACACGGTTTCCACTCTGGGAAAATCACCAAGTTTCAGGGTGGGTCCACATTTTCTTCATCGGTTGATCGTGAAATTTTTACCCATGCTAAATATCCACCCTAATATGCACCATACGTGTTCAGTTTTTTTGCCAAACCCTCCACACGTAGCTGTGTGTGTTGTGGCAAACGGTTGCTAGTATAAAATTACGTGGGAAGACCAAAAATAACATAGACGATTCGCGCTAATGAGCTATGTGTGATGTGGGCAATCATATGTTGGTCTAAGAGAAGTATAAAATTCCATCAACCAAACTAATTACATACTCATCCCACACCTAGATATAAGCATACTCAGGCATAGATAATAAAGTACACAAGCATAATTCAACCATAGTTCAACCTATAATAAGCATACTCAAGCACAGTTATAATtaaaatactactccctccgttcctaaatgtAAGTCTTTGTAAAGATTTCACTATGAACAACATACGAATGTATCTAGATGCATTTTAGggtatagattcactcattttgctccgtatgtggtccatagtggaatctctccaaagacttatatttaggaatggagggagtatataacTAGGGTACTTCTGAACATAACCATTGTTCAATCGCACATCTCGTCTGCCGGCAGGCCATCTCTGAGAGGAAATGGTATGTTTTGTATGAAACCAGAGGTTAGTTTTGTGTTTATTTGAAGTGTCTGCTTCTTGATATACCTATGGAAGATGAACTAAAACTGTTTTGAGACAACTGCTCTATAGGCAGTGAGGAAATTATTAGTAGCAAATCAATCCCTTTTATTAATGTGCTGTTCCCATCCCATGAAATGTACTCCAACAATCGCCTTATCCATTTTTGGACAGCACAGAAATCAGGAGCCAGAATTCTTCCAGCCTATGCAACACTTCCATCGATCTCCCCCGCCGACGCCGATCACGCCGCCGGCACGGCCACGTACGAATTCTACTCGCCCATGCATCGGTGCTACATCCCCCACGTATACGATATCGGGCTCCGCACGTCCTGCTCCCCGCTGCTCCACGTCAGCCACCCGAACGCGGCGTCCATGGGGCCGCCCTCCGCCGTCGACTTGAACGCGACGGTGTACCTGAGCTTGTCCCCGACCTTCTTGAACACGAGCCTGGCCGGCTTCACGGACACCACGATGCTGGGCGGGCCGGTGACCTTGGCCGCGTACACCGACCCGGCGGCGCCGACGTTGGTCAGCTCGCGGTGGTACTTGACGGTGGTGCGCGACTTGCGGAGGCCGAAGACGACGGAGAAGGACGGGTAGTTGAGGTCGCCGGGGCTGGACAGCTTCCGCTGGCACGTCGCGTTTGGCGCCCCCGTGATGGCCTGGACCTGCCGGGGCGAGGCGCCGCCGACGGTGCAGAGGAAGGCGACGTAGTCGTCGATGGACGTGTCGTAGACGAGGCCCGGGGAGAGGGCCTTGACGGGGTCGACGTGGCCGGAGCCGAAAGCCCATGGCGTGGCCGTGGCCGTGGCGTTGGCGCCGGCCGCGTCGAGGAGGGGCGATCCGGTGTTGTCGACGGTGTAGGCGGTGGTCATGAGCGCCGACTTGATGGCGCTGGGGCTCCAGTCCGGGTGCGCCGCCTTCACGAACGCCGCGAGCCCGCTGATGTGCGGGCACGACATGGATGTCCCTGCATCACCATAGACCGAATTATTTCTGCATCAAGGTTCAGTGTAGGAGAAAGAGACCAAGCGCATGCCCTAAAGCCTGTCATTACTATGATGGCATTTCGATGCGTGCGAACTGCAGCTAAAGCTAACAGCATCATGGCTAGCACCTAAAGACGACCATAGCGATTGCACGCTCGCATGGCTGCTACGGCTACCCGTAAAGTCTAGGGTTTTAGGACCATATTTTCAAGAAAGACGTGTCGGTCAGTACAATCCTCGAGAGTTTTTGTACAGAAGAAGCAAAGCGTGCGCTCACCTGACAAGATGTTGAACGCCGGCCGCCGCTCGTCGATGGTCAGCCCAGTCGGCCCGACGGACCCCGTCCACCCGGCCAGGATGTTCACCCCCGGTCCGATCACGTCCGGCTTCAGCAGCTGCGCCACCTGCCTGTTCGGCCCACGGGAGCTAAACGCGGCCACCACCGGCGCCGGGTGCACGTCCACAGCGGTGCCGGCGAAGCTCAACGCCACCTCCGCGCCGGCGTCCGACTCCACGTACGCCCTTATGGCGTCGCCGCTCTTGTCGCCGACGGCCACGGCGGGGAGCAGGTGGCTGTCCGCCACGACCTCCTCGCCGCTCTGTGCGGTGTTCGCGAGCACCATCCCGACGCCGCCCGCCAGCTTCACCACCTGCCCCTTCTCCACCCGCGAGTTCCCGCCCCGGTCGCACAGGACCACCTTGCCCTTCACCGCCGACGCGTCCAGCGTGCCCGACATGCAGAGCTTGCTCGCGTTGCTGCCCGGGCGGATGCCTTTGTTGTACACCAGGGGGAACTTGTCGTCACCCAGCCCATCGCCCGAGTAGAGCGACATGCCGGCATGGGTCTCGCCATTGCCGAGCTTCGCGTACGCCGGGAAGTTCCGGTCGAGCGTGCCGGCTCCGACGGTGATGATCCACGGGGCAGTGTTCACCAGCGACGACGGCGCCGGCCCGCTGTTCCCCGCGGAGCACGCGACGACGATGCCGCGGCGGGTGGCCGCCAGCGCGCCGACGGCGATGGGGTCGCGGGAGAGCGGATACGAGCCGCCTCCCAGCGACAGCGAGAGCACGTCGACCCCGTCCTCGATGGCCTGCTCCATGCCCGCGAGTATGTCCGAGCTGAAGCATCCCTGCCTCCAGCACACCTTGTACGCCGCGACGCGCGCCCCGGGCGCCATGCCCCGAGCCGTGCCGTGGGCGTAACCGAGGAGGCTCGCGTCGGCCACCACGGCCCCCGCCGCCGTGGACGCCGTGTGGGTGCCGTGCCCGTCGTGGTCCCTCGGCGACGAGAGCTCGGTGGTCCCATGGGAGGAGCCGTTCCTGCCGCCCGCCCCGAAGCCCCGGAAGAAGCCGCGCGCGCCGATGAGCTTCCGGTTGCACATCGAGGAGGGGAAGTCGGTGGCATTGGTCTCGCAGCTCCCGCGCCACCGCGATGGCACGGGGCCCAGGCCGGCATCGGCGAAGCTGGGGCTCTCGGGCCAAACACCAGTGTCGAGCACCCCGACGATGACGTCGGAGCTCCCGCCGTCCGCGCTAGGAGCCGGAGCGCTGTACGGCGGGAGGTGGAGGAACGAAGGTGAGCGCGTGGTGTGGAGCGGGTGCAGGACGTCCTCGTGGACCGACGCGACGGCGGGATGGCCGCGGAGCTCGGTCACGTGTGacgggaggaggcgcgcggcgaAGGCAGACGGCGCGGCCGTGGTGTAGGAGTAGAGGAGGTGGCTTTCAGGGTCCACGGAGAGCGCGTCGAGGTGCGCGTGGTGCCAGTGGAGGTGCGTGGCGTACGGCGACGGCTTGAGCGCGGGGTTCAGGTACACAATGTAGGTCGCCGCGCCTTCATCCCCGCCGGACGCAAGCGCGGACGAGGCGGCGAGGCagaagaggaggacgaggaggagacggGATGGTTGCTGCATGGCGCGTTCGGCCCTCCCTCGCAGCGTACGTGGGGGAGTGGGAGTGGGAGTGGAGGGAGTGGTGCGTGTGGCAACAATCCGTCGAGGCGCTCGATTCAAATATAGAGCCAGCAGGCCGCGTACGAACTTCCCGCTAATGGAAGATGTTGATTTCTCCGTGCAGCACACATGAACAACGATCGCCGTAAACCTAATTCTTCTGTACGCCATTACTAGTAGTGAAAGCAAAGAAAAATCCACA
Protein-coding sequences here:
- the LOC125509333 gene encoding subtilisin-like protease SBT1.8, with the translated sequence MQQPSRLLLVLLFCLAASSALASGGDEGAATYIVYLNPALKPSPYATHLHWHHAHLDALSVDPESHLLYSYTTAAPSAFAARLLPSHVTELRGHPAVASVHEDVLHPLHTTRSPSFLHLPPYSAPAPSADGGSSDVIVGVLDTGVWPESPSFADAGLGPVPSRWRGSCETNATDFPSSMCNRKLIGARGFFRGFGAGGRNGSSHGTTELSSPRDHDGHGTHTASTAAGAVVADASLLGYAHGTARGMAPGARVAAYKVCWRQGCFSSDILAGMEQAIEDGVDVLSLSLGGGSYPLSRDPIAVGALAATRRGIVVACSAGNSGPAPSSLVNTAPWIITVGAGTLDRNFPAYAKLGNGETHAGMSLYSGDGLGDDKFPLVYNKGIRPGSNASKLCMSGTLDASAVKGKVVLCDRGGNSRVEKGQVVKLAGGVGMVLANTAQSGEEVVADSHLLPAVAVGDKSGDAIRAYVESDAGAEVALSFAGTAVDVHPAPVVAAFSSRGPNRQVAQLLKPDVIGPGVNILAGWTGSVGPTGLTIDERRPAFNILSGTSMSCPHISGLAAFVKAAHPDWSPSAIKSALMTTAYTVDNTGSPLLDAAGANATATATPWAFGSGHVDPVKALSPGLVYDTSIDDYVAFLCTVGGASPRQVQAITGAPNATCQRKLSSPGDLNYPSFSVVFGLRKSRTTVKYHRELTNVGAAGSVYAAKVTGPPSIVVSVKPARLVFKKVGDKLRYTVAFKSTAEGGPMDAAFGWLTWSSGEQDVRSPISYTWGM